A window from Chitinophagales bacterium encodes these proteins:
- a CDS encoding twitch domain-containing radical SAM protein, with the protein MQLSQKVLKDYAASRSGTHKSIVCHAPFVSLNFEQNGNVRACCYNFKHILGTWPQDSIKDIWRGEKAEELRDYIKNNELGGGCSECGNMIQSGNHAGVRAKFYDEYAPAGISSAVKYLRHNLTGGIGYPKVMEFELSNKCNLECVMCNGYFSSSIRKNREKLPPLESPYNDAFVDELNEFIPHLTDAKFLGGEPFMIDIYLKIWERIRELNPNMRIHITTNGTFLTERVKKLLDGLRAGIIISTDSVSRETYNKIRINGQFDKVMQNIEYFREYAKRKNTFISMAICPITHNWHELPEMLDFCLDKNISLYFNAVFTPVELSLREQPLEKQEEIIAFLKKHPAPPLKGSSRLPRNLSIRAYNDFIKQLEGWIAERKTLLKDKEEKLSNIKAKPANTENIEIPEWSVEAVYKTILALVEMEKTGYFEKEHERQVQLANLLKSSPENQLSNTLLQFVKAYRDYENIERDPAIEAKIENIAEALNKAAEHKEKVLQQMAYAPPFTIAEVFMNKSLSELQMDLQKFDH; encoded by the coding sequence ATGCAATTGTCCCAAAAAGTACTGAAAGATTATGCAGCTTCCCGAAGTGGAACACATAAGTCTATTGTGTGTCATGCTCCTTTTGTGAGCCTTAATTTTGAGCAAAATGGCAATGTTCGTGCCTGTTGCTACAATTTCAAACACATACTGGGTACTTGGCCGCAAGATAGTATTAAGGACATATGGAGAGGAGAGAAGGCTGAAGAACTGCGGGATTACATCAAAAACAATGAACTGGGAGGTGGATGTAGTGAGTGCGGGAACATGATCCAATCTGGAAATCATGCGGGTGTTCGCGCAAAATTTTATGATGAATATGCACCAGCGGGTATTTCTTCTGCGGTGAAATATTTGCGGCACAATTTGACAGGTGGCATTGGCTATCCAAAAGTGATGGAGTTTGAGTTGAGTAATAAGTGTAACCTGGAATGTGTGATGTGCAACGGTTACTTTTCCTCATCGATAAGGAAAAATCGCGAGAAGCTTCCTCCACTCGAATCACCTTATAATGACGCCTTTGTGGATGAGCTCAATGAATTTATTCCCCACCTGACTGATGCCAAATTCTTGGGCGGAGAACCCTTTATGATTGATATTTACCTAAAAATATGGGAAAGAATTCGAGAATTGAATCCCAATATGCGCATACATATTACCACCAACGGCACTTTTTTAACGGAAAGGGTGAAGAAATTGCTTGATGGCTTACGTGCCGGAATTATTATTTCAACAGATTCAGTCAGCAGGGAAACCTATAATAAAATCCGCATCAATGGTCAATTTGACAAAGTGATGCAGAATATTGAATACTTCAGGGAATATGCAAAGCGGAAAAATACCTTTATTTCAATGGCGATTTGTCCGATTACACACAATTGGCATGAGCTGCCCGAAATGCTGGATTTTTGCCTGGATAAAAATATTTCCTTGTATTTCAATGCTGTTTTCACCCCGGTTGAATTGTCCCTGCGCGAACAACCGCTTGAAAAACAGGAAGAGATCATCGCTTTCTTGAAAAAACATCCTGCCCCACCTTTGAAAGGGAGTTCTCGATTGCCGAGAAACTTGAGCATAAGGGCCTACAATGATTTTATCAAGCAGCTTGAAGGATGGATTGCAGAAAGAAAGACATTGTTGAAAGACAAAGAAGAAAAATTGTCGAATATTAAAGCAAAACCAGCAAATACTGAAAATATTGAAATTCCTGAGTGGTCGGTTGAGGCTGTTTACAAAACCATTTTAGCACTGGTGGAAATGGAAAAAACCGGTTACTTTGAAAAGGAACACGAGCGGCAGGTACAATTGGCCAATCTCCTGAAAAGCAGTCCTGAAAACCAATTGTCAAATACGCTTTTGCAATTTGTAAAAGCTTATCGCGATTATGAAAATATTGAGCGTGACCCTGCTATTGAAGCCAAGATCGAAAACATTGCAGAAGCTTTGAATAAAGCAGCTGAGCACAAAGAAAAGGTATTGCAGCAAATGGCTTACGCACCGCCATTTACCATTGCTGAAGTATTTATGAACAAGAGCCTGTCAGAATTGCAAATGGATCTGCAGAAATTCGATCATTGA
- a CDS encoding radical SAM protein translates to MKEQIVNLLSKINSTARKQSGPGLPAKTVAEYNAARKKPNSTHICHAPFSNMYFNVHGDCAPCWLTFLDPDSYPEKSVREIWFGEKFQTLRNKLKNYDLTHKCNVCLKNLQTGNHTSVLARAYDINKIKEYPTMMELEVANTCNLECVMCIGELSSSIRKNRENLPPLESPYDDKFADQLEEFIPHLEEIRFNGGEPFLIPLVYTLFEKIEKLNPGLKIVIATNGTIYNNKVKSWLNRLNIHINLSLDSLTADIYEEVRVNAQFKRVMENFEHFREYTKTNNRTMCIMVNPMRNNWHEMPEFVRFVNKHNLNLWFNTIHRPADWSIWALPANELKEVYETLSKVEFESEYNYSSITTYNIGLYDNLVNVQIKNWWKEAEEREKIEKIKESNPAPVDAKSAVMKKLNNFIYTHFNEGEEQKKQKLTLIDEKLNHINEVLKDRNGEVDFYTLILESPTGDLYTKLESKSVNSLVEDFENWFLQKNAAGQ, encoded by the coding sequence ATGAAAGAACAAATTGTAAACCTTTTAAGCAAAATAAACAGTACTGCACGAAAACAGTCAGGACCGGGATTGCCGGCAAAAACTGTGGCTGAATACAATGCTGCACGTAAGAAGCCTAATTCCACACATATCTGTCATGCTCCTTTTTCAAACATGTACTTCAATGTGCATGGCGATTGCGCGCCCTGTTGGTTGACTTTTTTAGATCCTGACTCCTATCCTGAAAAATCAGTTCGTGAAATATGGTTTGGCGAGAAATTTCAGACCCTTCGAAATAAACTCAAAAACTACGACCTTACTCACAAATGCAATGTATGCCTGAAAAACCTTCAAACAGGCAACCACACTTCTGTTTTAGCGCGTGCATACGACATCAATAAAATTAAGGAATACCCAACTATGATGGAGCTGGAAGTGGCCAATACCTGCAACCTGGAATGTGTGATGTGTATTGGCGAACTCTCTTCTTCCATTCGCAAGAATCGGGAAAACCTTCCGCCATTAGAAAGTCCCTATGATGATAAATTTGCCGATCAACTGGAAGAGTTCATTCCGCATCTTGAAGAAATCAGATTCAATGGAGGGGAGCCTTTTTTGATTCCCCTGGTTTATACGCTTTTTGAGAAAATCGAAAAGTTAAATCCGGGTTTGAAAATTGTGATTGCCACCAATGGTACCATCTACAACAACAAAGTAAAATCCTGGCTCAATCGCTTGAATATCCATATCAACCTTTCGCTGGATTCACTTACTGCCGATATATACGAGGAAGTTCGTGTAAATGCACAATTTAAGCGGGTGATGGAAAATTTTGAGCATTTTAGGGAATATACCAAAACCAACAACCGCACCATGTGCATCATGGTGAATCCTATGCGCAACAATTGGCATGAAATGCCCGAATTTGTAAGATTTGTAAACAAACACAATCTCAATCTTTGGTTCAATACCATTCACCGCCCCGCTGACTGGTCCATATGGGCATTGCCGGCAAATGAGCTCAAGGAAGTATATGAGACGCTGAGCAAAGTAGAATTCGAATCGGAATACAATTATTCTTCTATAACAACTTACAATATTGGCCTATATGACAACCTGGTAAATGTGCAAATTAAAAACTGGTGGAAAGAGGCGGAAGAAAGGGAGAAAATTGAAAAAATAAAAGAAAGCAATCCCGCTCCTGTTGATGCAAAATCAGCGGTAATGAAGAAACTTAATAATTTTATTTATACCCATTTCAACGAAGGCGAAGAACAAAAGAAACAGAAATTAACGCTGATTGATGAAAAATTAAACCACATCAATGAAGTATTGAAAGATCGCAATGGTGAGGTTGATTTTTATACCCTAATCCTTGAATCCCCAACGGGTGATTTATACACAAAACTCGAAAGTAAAAGTGTCAACAGCCTGGTAGAGGATTTCGAAAATTGGTTTTTGCAAAAAAATGCAGCCGGTCAATGA